CACTCTATATGTTTCACATGACCCCACAGCAAGCAAGCaagaaaaactttctttttaaactTACAGCTTGTTTTCCTATTGTTTCAAGACGTTAGCTTTCAGTATTACGTAGAAAGATGTGTAGGCTATAAAGTCAGGACTGATTTAGTATGTCGTAAAGAGTAGGACATAAATGTACtttcaaatatgtatatgtttgttaGTGTTCTGTATGGtgatatggctggaaagaatgttacttgtgagatgttGTCAGATagaaaaatatggaataaaaGGTCGTGTTGCTCCGCTagctagtaggtaggtagtcgTGTGCTACTGATGATGATACTTTTCTGTGATAACAAATGTTGGTGATACTTTTTCTGGAACATCGTTCACtgataaaaggaaataaattatttcttacttttAACAGCAACGCTATAAGCAGCTAAAATgtgttttcagtaggtatactCTTAGATAATCCGAAGCGAAGATTAAAAGCGGTTTCTTATCTGCGCAATCCGTGATCAACATCCTTTATTCAATTTTAGGTACAAACGTTTTGTACAAATCATAAACAACTACGACCATAATTTTATCCTGTCTTCAACAGTACACCTAAGTACTTACATCGCAGTCTCAGAAGAAAAGCATCCTAATACCATCTTCAGAGTACCACCTTACTCCACCTTAATTTGGCTCACCGGCTTGTCAACCTGTTCCCCTCTAAAAGCGTAACAAACCAacaactttcgcatttatatatGTGTACCTAAATAAGGATAATACAGTTGCCAAAGTATAGTATCCACAGTCGTAACGATCTGTCCTTGTTCGTACATTTGAGAAACATCCCAGCTACCCTTGACCTCTGCCAGACCCAGATTAAATTAGCGCAATGAAAGTTATGGGTATGTCGTAGTAAATGGGAGAACTAGGATATTTGTGAACTTTCTAGGTTATGGTAAAATATTGACTGTTTGTTTGCGGTGctagagattttttttatattgacgcAGCCCAATACAATAATCAACATCAGTTgatgttaaaaaaattataattatctatcATTCTATCTGCTTACATTGTTACGTATATTTTACCAATAGTCGTTGTCGTAATATTAATTCCCAAATTAAAATCAggttaaaaatcatcacattAATCTTACCTTATGTCTCTACAATATATAATAGTATGTGTATCTAGAATTTTCACATAATTGACAACATTAATACATTTATctgtaacataaatatgtacgtaaCTGAGGCGCCGTTCTGGCTACGCCGTAGCCATGTCGTAGCTCGTAGCTCGTAGCTCGTAGCGCCGTAGTAAACGTACCGAATTACTTATTCAGAAAGTAGTttgcagaaaaaatatgttcGATGTTCTTACATTTCCCTTGGGATGTAATAAGAGTGGCTTTCGGGGTAAATTGCTGTTTTCTATACAGATCGATAGATTTGATAGCGTGTTTATTTTTGGAACAAAAACGTCGTACCTACATTAAACCAACAAGTATTCAGGAGAGCTACTTttggcaactagaatcaaccttatttataatttctgacgttcataaatgcttgtaaaggcctaaacgaaataatgatttgatttgagttATATATGTATTGGAAATTCAAGATGTCTCGAGGAATTAACGCTACATAATTTTCCTAAAATGTAATGTCATAGATTTCCGCACAGTAAcgcttgatttattttttaattttttatgatttatttatttaaccattcaCCATTCATGTAGAAGAAGTAATGAGAAACCgcttatttatagcaaaatagtacataggtaccgcttatctatataaataaaaatgaattgttgttcgttagtctgattaaaactcgagaacggctgggccgattgagctgattttggttttaaaatgtttgtagaggtccagggaaggttagAACGATAcaaagttcgcgggatcagctagtttataataaaatagtatataTTATAGGTATCGCTTATTTATAATGAAATCTTTCAGCAAACCGTTGATGTTAGACAACTTTTGATAAGTAGGTCTATTTCCTGGATTCTGATTCGACTGTTTATTctgatttataaaattataatattgactatgtacctataggtaaagCAATAAGCTTATCATTGTTTTCAAGCTCATTACCTTTTACGAGGTAAGCAGCTATCGATATGTACTTACCATCGTTTGCGGTGACGTGCACGATTTAtggtttatcgataaaaatactGATTTAGGCTGCGGCATTGTTTATGCTGTCACAGTATTATTCCGTAATATTATATTGTGATATTTGGTGTCTGTTAATTTTCACCCAAAAGCATTATCTGTAACGATAGATTCATAAACTGGaagacaataaatatttatcaaggtATTTTGAGTTGATCTGAAATTAAGTGAATCGCAAAGACATGGACAGAAGCTATAGCTACCTAGATGAGGAGCAGCATAAACGTCCTACGTTTGTCTGTCGTGATTTCACGACAAAATGGTAGAACATGGgtagaaccgatttaaatgtaagtacctacacagaTAGTGTAGTGTTAGAAAggataaaggctacttttttatccaAGTTGGAGAAGTGTGTGTGTATAAGTGTAAAAAGGGAACAGCGAAATTAAAGTGTGCGGGGTCTCTAAAAAAagggttataaataaaacaccatTTTTTGGTTCATTTTATTGATTTCTAAGAGttctacaattaattaatactgaTTAATTTAATGAGCAAGTGTATGTTCACACTTAATTTCATTGAACGCTGTTTGTTCTCATATGGTGAtattctgatgatgatgattgtagtGCTGTACCATGGAACATCGATGTCTCGGCGCGACAGTAACTCGTTGCCTGTCAAAATTGCCGAACGAGTGTCCCAGGTACCCCAACACTTATGAAGAAGACTTAGAAGAATTTTATGTattctagtaaataaaaaataatataagaataacgATCAAAAAATATCACAGAAGTTTTGTATAGAGCTGACCcgaaaatacattatattaatattaaaaacattctcATATAAATAGGtggtacttaattaaaacaaaataacacttaATTTGAGTGAAAACACTTATAATGACTACCTTATCGCCTAACATGACAATGATTAAATGCATCTACAAACGACAATTAAAATTCATGATTAAAAATGTGATTAACATATTTGGCATCCACCTCTATATCATTCATGCATCCTTTTACATTCTTAACGTGACATTCCATATAAACTGACCTCATCAAAAAGTTCCAAAATCATTCAAATTCCCTTCTTTTCCTCCTAGTTCCCTGATCACTCCGATTCTCCCGTCTTTCATTCCATAAGTGGTGTTgagtaaaaaagtaattagtccttCTTTAAGATTATCAGAAAAATATATCGGCGACTTATTTTTTGGTTAACAATTCATCAAAATTGACTACTATTGAGTGGGTGGTTGTGATGTCATACTGTTGTCAAATTGTATGAAACAGTAATGTGACAAGAAACTAAAATGCCttgtatattgtttgttttgcttgtgGAATAAACGAAAAAATATGTGTCCTGTATTTTTGCTTACGAAAAAGAAGGGCTAATTACTTTTTTGCTATTTGCTCAACATGTTTAGTTGTCACCGCAGCGATGCTTCCACAGATCCTTGATCATGTGGATGCGGCTCTGGATTGTGGTGATGTGGTCTTGAATGTCCCGGGACACATCTTGGAGCTGCCCCAGCTGGTGCCCGTAGACGTAAGTATCGGGGTCTTCGCCTTCATCTGATTGAGGAAAAATGTGGATGCTTAATATCCTGATCTTTATTATTAACGGATTAGAAAAAGGCTTCATCTTATCGAGTGAGTTGCAgctttaattaagttattattgtgTTACCCATAATGACGCTTTCTAAAGAGACCGGTTCTAGAAGAAACAATTCGGTTTGCTGATGGACGGTAGCTTTTTGACATAATTAAGCCTGATAGAATTAGCAATTATaagagaagccgaaaatagatctcagtggcgtgcatttggagaggcctatgtccagcagtggactgcgataggctgataaGAAGAAGCCTGATAGAATTAACCTGCCATCCGAGCAAATGGAGTCATGAGTCGTTCGTTTTATATAGAAACCAGGTAGGAGTCATGTCCCCTAGACtctaattttcaaataaaataaggagGTAATGACGATGAGATGACGAATTTTAAGCGAAAAGTGTGTGTAGGTatgttcttaaatatttaacgaGTTTAACAAAGCAAACGTTAGCCTCGTTAAATTAAACCTTCTTTAACACTATTATATTGTACTCACCCACATTTTCATCGTAGATGATCTTGAATTTCTTAGCCATGTTGCGGGGATCTGTAATCATAAATGTTTATCATGAGATAAtactgttacaaaaaaaaaaaaactgtggatTTGTTATCTCCTGTCTATTCTACTGTTCTCTTAAAATATCCAAAATCGCGGCTCTATGATTGACCGAAATGACATTGGATCCCCTAATCCTAATTGAAAAGGTCTAAAAATTGCACTATCAATATACGAAATGTCTAAAATATGCCAAAATACGAAAAAACTCTGAACTTACTATCATCAGCATCCTTCATGACAATGGTCCTCTTCTTTGGCCCCTTCCTAGGACACGTGTTCTCATCAGGCTCTCTACCCTCGAAGACATTGAGGAGCTGGACCACGAACTTCACCCCTCCAGAGCCAGCAGTCCCGTCTTCATTCGGCGGCTCACCACCAAACTTCCCTACGTAAGTCACATCCTGAAAAGACCATGGAACGAAAGCTTGTTATAGCATCAAGccatattaaatataatacaccgtgactttttagtcgtcttacaaagaCGGTCCACTCAATGTATCCGACATAAAAGACCACTAGGcacgattattatttttacagcattaattaagataataggtgcaaagaaaaataattaatacattagaataagaaacatcctgttaataatgtttacgtatcaaacggtagaaagtaagtaccttcccagcgctcgagtcgagtgatcgttccatctccattttttacgagacaaaatatcgtaagccaatctagcacagtccacgtggactgtcatCCAATGAGACTCATTCCACGAGCGGTACAACGGCACCGCCAAAGACGACGACGGCACCGCCAAAGACGACGGCGGCACTTTTCAAAGagtccacgtggactttgataaatgccgccttttacttaaaaataggttttaaaggTCACTCTGTGGCTCAGTTGCCGTCCGAACACCGGAAGTGGAAGTGTGCGCGCACTACCGGTAATCACGTGTTGTTCGCGATCGCTACGAGTGAATAGGGTATCGTCTTGCATGATGAGTGACAGGAACCATCGCTACTCGAATATCGAGTACCTACAAATGGTACGCATGTACGCAATAGCTGGTGACAATTTAAGGGAAGCAAGAAGATTGTACGCTGCGCCGGACAATCtaataatgttacggaaccGAGGAGTGATCAACCCGCAAGTGCCAGGACTGCAAGTTATTTTAGCAGCAACACAACGGCTGCTTGATCACGGCCAGTTTCGCAGCCCACTGCATGCTCAAGCGCGGGGCCGCCCACGATATTCACCTGTTCTCGAAGAAAACGTGTTACGTTACTTCGAACGGCACCCGCGACGGAGTACTAGAGTTGCTGCCAGACATTTCGGAGTCAGCAAGTACTATGTTTGGAAAGTTTTACGAGCGGAAGGATTGCACCCGTACCACTACCGACGAGCACAGGCCTTATACGGGGCTGACCCTGAATCCAGACTGGTATTGTGTCGCTGGCTTATGGAACATCCAACCACCAACATTCTCTGGACAGATGAGTCCACATTCACCCGAGTTGGGATGTTCAATATCCACAACGAGCACTGGTGGTCGATAAACAACCCACATCTCATCCGAGAACATTCCCACCAAATCCGATTTAGTGTGAATGTGTGGGCTGGAATTATAGGCGACAGAATAATTGGCCCTATTTTTATTCAGGGAAACCTCAGCGGTGGAACGTACCTAGATATGATACAGAACGTAATTCCCGAGTTATTGGAAGATGTACCTGTCAGCTATCTAAGAGATCTGTATTACCAACACGATGGTTGTCCCGCTCATTATTTCCGATCAGTGCGAGAGTACCTAAACCGCGAGTTTGGTGACAGGTGGATCGGGCGAGGTGGCCCCGTGCCTTGGCCACCTCGTAGCCCGGACATGACACCATTAGACTTTTTTTTGTGGTCTGAAGTGAAAAGACTAGTATACACCGAAGAAGCACGCAGTGTAGaacagttaaaacaaaaaataattgatgctTTTGATGTTGTGAAACAAGACAGAGTGactctaaataaattaaaaaacaatattctaaAACGTGCTCGATTGTGTATCCAACAAAGTGGTAGGCAATTTGAACAGTTGCTGCAATACAGGTAAAGCCTTGTATCTAATACCTActacatgtaaataaaactaataatttgtaaatacgaaataattattaattattgtaaataactcAGTTGATTCCCATTCTTTAAATACGCCGGAAACAATTAACATACTACCAATTTCAATAACTATCTTTTTGTTTGCTAAGTAGGTATTTGTCAGGAGACAGAAATTCTGGATTTGTGTAGGTAAGACGTATTGCATAAGAAAAATGAGTCAATTTCTACTTCAATAGGGTTGAACAAAGGCAAATTGATCAGAATTATTGGAATCGGTCGTATGTTTGTTACCTAAATCGTACCTTTTTCATTAATCTGCATTTACTAAGCAATAATACGTCATTGTCAACTTACATCACTTTGTTTcggttttattacgaaaaatgtttctgacggtcctaagcccgtaaaagtatgaaggaagaATTGGAATTAAGTGTTACAAGTTAACTAAGTGTGCAAGTTTACAAACTGCTACATAATGAAAACATTAAGATTGCAATAGTAAGAAACCTATTTTGCGCtagggtgaatgaactttgataaagacgccgcgccgcgccgcgccgcgccgctccattgataaagactcgggccgcgctcactacagggtgtttttaaaatctatgtcatgcgtcataataatgaatttatttctatttttgaattattcaaatgtcataaaaacattttttttttttaatgaacgtgatctagtcattggatacataaagtgggctgccgttgtaagacgactaaaatgtCACGGTGTATATTATATGAAGAATAGAGTATTTTGTCAGATTTCACCAGTATTCTGCTCTAGCAAAGTCAACCAGCTGCTTCAGAGTCTAATTAATGTGTAACGTCAAGTATTTTAAAGTGAGGGGGCAACTTTAGACGTGACTGGTTTCTTCATTTGTATAGCCTGGATATTGGCCCTCAACACCAACCTCTGTGGTGTTACtaactaaatacataaataaagtcGTTAAATAACTTACAACATATTCCATGGAGGATTCTTTCTTCATGAACTCGAAGAGTCTCTCCTCCAGTTCTTCCAACTCCTTGGCCTCCTCACGGCTGATGGACAGGTGGCGGCTCGACGCACGCTTGGCTTTGGACATTTCCCTTCTCTTCCTCGTATTCTCACTCCAGTAACGGAGCACCTGGTAAAGGTCGATTATTGATGTGAAAAGGTAATTTGACTGTCATTCAGGAAAATAGTGAAGATTCTAGAACTACGATATAATGTCAAATCAATATGACTATAAAATCCTCGTGATTCTTCCTCCTTATTGaaccggctgtcattgaacatctttggcagtcgttacaggtaacCAGAAGCCggtaaatctgacaaccagtgcAGGTacctaatcagaagccagtaggtaAGTTTGGCAACCAGTCCAATACTGGTTTGGccgcgtaactgggttgaggaggtcaggtaggcagtcgctccttgtaaaacactggtactcagctgaacccggttagactggtagccgactccaacatagttaggaaacgTCTCGAGAGATGATGGTACTTCCtcctcaataaaaaaaactcacttCACTTTTTGAGAACTTACAAATTTCCAGTTCTGCACAGGAATATAGGCGCCGTCAGGGCACTCGTTCAGCCGGCTGGCCAGGTTCGTCCACTTGTCGATGTTCAGGAACGAGATCATGTCCGAGTTCCCCGCGTTGTACAGCGAAGAGTCATCTTCAACCGCCTCCAGCAGGATGCGAAGTTGGTCCACGGTGATCTTGGACCTTGGATCTGCCGCTCTGGCCATCTGAAGTTAAAGAAATGTGTGTGTCACTTTTGTAAGGCtagttattcatttattttatactgaaaGCTGTTCAATGTTCAATATTGTTAAACCTACAGTTAATCGATCAATGTACCACTAAATATCTTTCGAGGAATGTAAGAAAGATTACCACCCGCGTACGAGGGTAGACAGACAAAAAAAGGACAGACGTTTTCAAATCTTCGTCGCACTTTACGTCTGTAGCGTGTTTATGCGTTCGCAATAATTACGAATAAACAGTTAAAAGACCTAAATTTGTTAATTGGAcgctaaacttaaaaaaaaaacatctttgttATCTTAGGTGTCTTATCAAAATGGCGTCCGAATACAAATATCTAAATTTACTTACACTTACAGTGCACATATTTAATATTACTgtaataactttaatacatcAATCACAGATATGACTgtaatacttattataataataatggaaaTGTCTGCTTGTCGCGTTATCAGACACAAAGAATCGCGTAGCCGAGAAAATTCGCCCACCCCCTCATAATGAGCTTTTCCACGAAACTTTCGGACGACGCAATATTAAGGAAAATGGCAGCCCTGTGCGTAGCATTAAAACAATATCATCCACTATggaaaatactaaaaaaaaaaaaaaatcgtaaacacAATTATTCACAacagattaatattttattcattccgAAATATGAATCCCGGAAAATGGTTGCCCGCCATAGAAATGGCGAGGACGGTgcgcaaaaaaatatgtaggtatgtaataggCAATTGCACATagaaatcttaataaaattttcttgtTCACGAAACGCGCAGAGCACACGAACATCAATATAATcagtcaaaaaataataacgaataaaaataattattatcaaaaatcaGAAGGTAGGTAAGTGTAAAACAAAGAAGGTCATCACCATAATGAAAGAAAcgaatacaaaatatgtaaaagttaGTGTGAAACCAAATACAATTAGCAAACCATAACATAAAGTGTGTTTAtgtgtatcaaattaaaattcagaaacattgaatgtataaataatacctTTCCGCTTCGGAGATGCAACGCGATGCAAAGGTAGCAGCAGCCAAAACTACTATTGATTTATCGATTTGTAGCGAGAGACAATGATGCACTATGTTTTTATTGCCTATGTTCGAGTATCAAAATATTGGCACACCTTTTTTTCTGATTACCCCATTGTGTTAGGAAGCGAGAGGCTTTTTTTATAACATGCCATTGTCATTTTTGACATGCTATCCAAAAAGGCATTCCAGGAAAAATGTCAAACTGTAAAATATGCCGCCATCAAAACATTACTTTGATGATATAGCGAAAAGTAACTGTAGTTTTATACacgaaataaacataaaacttcaTCGATAAGTTCCCTTATGTAATCATTAACAGTAACTTTATAAACATTAAGAAGGCTtgagaatttaaaaatagttttaatagcTGGTTAGTCGATAAACTTCCCCTACTACAAACATCACTAATGTTCCAGCTGCTGAGTTGTCAACCTGTCGTTGTCAATTTCATGTGTGGCGATCTGTCAAAAAATAGAAAACGGGATCTTTTATACCGATAGAACGAtaagtaatatgttttttaaattaaaaatagattgaGCTAGGCTTTATACCATGCGGTGGAACTTATTGGTGTTATTTACGCTAGTTTTGAGCGCGAAGGCGTGGGATGACGGCGATTTGGAGGTGTTCGACGTGGTCGAAGAAGTGAATCAGAACTTTTACGAATTGTTAGGTGTTACGCAGGTAAGAGCTaggttttacataattttgggCCAGCACAGCATCTAAAACTATCATTTAAAGCCGATAAATACAGTATTGCACCTATTTTAAAAGCCAGACAAGCTAAAAAGCGTGTTACTAGgtaattatttcaaagttttggGGAAACAGGCTGTTATCTCTAATTAATAATTAGATAATGCCCTccaaaatgataattttatctaaatccACGCGTTAATTAAAGGAgttaatacatacctatttttttctatactatTTACATTTTCTAACTTTTTGTCACAGCTGTAAAAGTCTCTCAACATTACAAGCAAGACTGCCCAGTATGAAATTCTAGTCATAACTATTTCATATCAAATAGAGCTCTTTTGAAACATCTAGCTAATTGCAATTGCATGGTTTGAAGTAGGTAGTAGGTTTTATGGAGAACTGACAAGACACTCCATACACATTGTAATGCATGCAGTTATAGTCTCATAACTTTATTCTCAGGATGCTTCCCCATCAGAAATCAAGTCTGCGTTCAAGAAGCTCACACTGAAACTGCATCCGGATAAGAATGATGCTCCCGATGCAGACGTGCAGTTCAGGAACCTGGTGTCCGTCCACAATATACTTAAAGACCCAGGGAAAAGAGAGAAGTATGTTTACATCAGCTTTTTATTACTCATATTAAGTTAAGCTTAATGACATAAGTATAACAATAGCTATACTCTTTTTAcagcaacataaaatataaacactaAATAAGCACTAAAGGAGGAAAAATATACCATTTATTAGCagattacaatatattttcctCATGCTATGATTTGCTACACTATTATACTAGGTACTATATATCAAACCaaatcaaaatatgtttattctcaggctgcattggcccatagatatatcTATACCTTAAAAACTAACATAAAGAAGCCAGGGTCTGAtaccaaattcctgtttttcaGATACAACGAAGTGCTCAAGAATGGTCTTCCAAACTGGCGCTCTGCCATCTACTACTACCGTCACGTGAGGAAGATGGGCCTGGCTGAGGGCTCCATCAttctcttcatcatcatcacatttgGCCAGTATGCTGTTGGATGGGCAGCTTATGCTGAGAAGAGGTTTACTGCTGTAAGTCTGTTATGCTACTTTTCAGCTTCTCTGCCCAACTTTGTGCTTACTTGTATAAAATGATTTTTGCTTAGTGAATGAAAGTTTCAATGAAGAATTCGTTTTTAAATTATACGCAGGTATACTTGTCACAAATTAAACTATACTCTATGAAAACTAGTATCATATCAttgtcatcagcctttttaacgctccactgctgggcacaggtttCCTCTCACACAAAGTCAgattaaccaaaaataaattgtacctatataatatacttactgtTTACAGGAGCAAATACTAAACAGTAGAGGTAAAAAGCACTCCAAGAAGTCAGGTTTTGACCAGGGCCTATCAGATATCCTTGACCAGCTTCCCAAACCCAGTGTGAGAGACACGCTACCGTTCCAAATACCGAGGTTTACTTGGTGGCTGGTGACTGCCATACCGAGGGGTATCATAGAGTTGAGGAGAAGGTTAAAAGAGCAGAAGGAGGAAGCTAAGAGACAGAAAAAGAGGTAAGattagaaatgtattttttattgtttcgatTTTTAACTGACGTCCCAAAGAGGAGGTTCTTGATTCTTTGTAatcttttttcattattaaatgtgtaactgcctcgttggtctagctgtcgcaagtgcggctgctgagcacgaggtctcgggttcgattcccgagtcgggccgaaatcgctttgtgggttttagaagactttcacaaagcagcccggagcctggaagctggtgattgatacacccgtgcatcggagagcacgtaaatgtcggtcctgcgcctgatctctctccggtcgtgtcggattaccgtcccatcgggctatgagagttaaggaatagtgagtgcacctgtgtctgcgcaaatgctcgtgcactataatatgtcctgcgtagttggctaatctccttacatgagaacagccgccgtagccgataatcggctaggaggacatcattaaATGTGTGTGGTAAAGTTGCATTGTTGgaggataaaataatataatttaataatgtttttttactctGATACCattgattgtttttatatataaggAATTTGAGTAACTCGAAATATTACTTTtgtatagatataaaataaaaaaataatgacatcaTGTTATGGGAATAAAACAAAGCAAACACACACATTGAAACAGTCGTTTCGGTTGGGTGACGACGATTACGCATTCATGAGTTTTTTCCACTCGATTGTTACCATAGCAACGCGTAAAGTTgtgaataaaatcaataatattcCACTCACCCATTTTTACCAACTACATCAACGCAGTCATTCCTAAGACTACAGGttactttcaaaattgaatcagaaaattcaaagtaaacagttgttttaagaacactgatgtttataatgttattgGTAAACTTAGCCCTAAGTAAACTTACATAATGATTATGTAAGATATTGGTTATTTAGTAACTCGATAACGATTTTCAATTTGCCGATTAGTCAAGGGTGAAACGCAATTGTATTGCAGCCTGGTTAGCGTAGCGTATCGGCACAGAGTTGCCAATATCTTTGTtgcttaatataatatttattttaaagtttatttaaagtaaCTTTGAATCTTTATAACTAACTGATAATTCCTCTAATATGAAGGTTGTAGTTAGTGAAATATAGAGTAATAAGATGCTAAGCATGATTTACGTAAACCTGTGCAGGTGTGTAAAGTTCGTAacaaattcttttttttgtttgtactctgaaactactgaactgattcgaaaaattatttcactgttgggaagatACATTGTCCCTAAAGTAACATGGGAAAACAACTAGTGTACTCCCATATACTTCATACATATACACGGAATACAGAGCCGGGACAAAAACAGCT
This window of the Helicoverpa armigera isolate CAAS_96S chromosome 9, ASM3070526v1, whole genome shotgun sequence genome carries:
- the LOC110369759 gene encoding uncharacterized protein LOC110369759, whose product is MARAADPRSKITVDQLRILLEAVEDDSSLYNAGNSDMISFLNIDKWTNLASRLNECPDGAYIPVQNWKFVLRYWSENTRKRREMSKAKRASSRHLSISREEAKELEELEERLFEFMKKESSMEYVDVTYVGKFGGEPPNEDGTAGSGGVKFVVQLLNVFEGREPDENTCPRKGPKKRTIVMKDADDNPRNMAKKFKIIYDENVDEGEDPDTYVYGHQLGQLQDVSRDIQDHITTIQSRIHMIKDLWKHRCGDN
- the LOC110369747 gene encoding dnaJ homolog subfamily C member 1: MRWNLLVLFTLVLSAKAWDDGDLEVFDVVEEVNQNFYELLGVTQDASPSEIKSAFKKLTLKLHPDKNDAPDADVQFRNLVSVHNILKDPGKREKYNEVLKNGLPNWRSAIYYYRHVRKMGLAEGSIILFIIITFGQYAVGWAAYAEKRFTAEQILNSRGKKHSKKSGFDQGLSDILDQLPKPSVRDTLPFQIPRFTWWLVTAIPRGIIELRRRLKEQKEEAKRQKKREEEERARADREAAAAAEAKAAGVRKRRAWVPPARDGCLLDPADEPEGGPVVVPVKQSPPVITGGLWTDDDLAELVRLVKKYPGGSPERWERIAEAMCRSVPEVTHMAAKLKDNCYKIPGQEPEQPVVVEPPKKVKTRKAEETSSGNWSQTQQKALETALAKFPKGGAGDRWQKIANAVPGKTKEECMQRCKYLSDMVRKQKQKEEEEAQQNADGDVTEQPDNE